The Acidobacteriota bacterium genome has a window encoding:
- a CDS encoding DUF4785 domain-containing protein, which produces MKTKIWRFLLLFSLFSMLSAGAFAEGVDVALLGPQAGDLVPATLAARAPVPGGATSRNAVTFSWPLSPRHALTAEVPHRASSREYRVQVAADELARGVTIYTLAPGAVVRLNPIGSEGGGSLMTEQIGVRPVGRPALDGAAAIEGLVSDRQLRAAGIPFAAGTIAFRLRPEVGAGALQLSVRDPDAGRYLLHVLDAGSDLALDLQATRSAYLAGDPLAAELSFSRAGIEALSAEGWLVAPSGRTRGVEVVMAGRGIWRVGADLDGDAEAGLWELHLNAAGELDGTKVVRSVRTAFGVSGATARLSGSAGGELAKSGALTLAVGVETAAPGRYELRGVLYGSGAGGELMPFAAGHGAAWLEPGVGSVELRFDAALMAGSGLRPPYELRHLQLLDQGRMGLLQKQARGLVITP; this is translated from the coding sequence ATGAAAACCAAGATCTGGCGGTTTCTTCTCCTGTTCAGTCTCTTCTCGATGCTGTCCGCCGGCGCCTTCGCCGAGGGCGTCGACGTCGCCCTCCTCGGCCCGCAAGCGGGAGATCTGGTGCCCGCGACGCTGGCGGCGCGGGCTCCGGTTCCCGGCGGCGCCACCAGTCGGAACGCGGTGACCTTCAGCTGGCCGCTTTCGCCGCGCCACGCGCTGACGGCGGAGGTTCCCCATCGCGCGTCCAGTCGCGAGTACCGGGTGCAGGTCGCGGCCGACGAGCTGGCCCGCGGCGTGACCATCTATACCCTGGCTCCGGGAGCCGTGGTGCGCCTCAATCCGATCGGCTCGGAAGGCGGGGGCTCGCTGATGACGGAGCAGATCGGCGTACGACCGGTGGGCCGTCCGGCCCTCGATGGCGCGGCCGCCATCGAAGGCTTGGTTTCGGATCGCCAGCTACGCGCGGCGGGGATCCCCTTTGCCGCCGGCACCATCGCCTTCCGCTTGCGGCCCGAGGTCGGAGCCGGAGCCCTCCAGCTCTCCGTCCGAGATCCTGATGCCGGCCGCTATCTGCTGCACGTTCTCGATGCCGGCAGTGACCTCGCCCTCGACCTCCAGGCGACGCGCAGTGCCTACTTGGCGGGCGACCCTCTGGCCGCCGAGCTGAGCTTCTCGCGGGCCGGCATCGAGGCTCTCTCCGCCGAGGGTTGGCTGGTCGCTCCCAGCGGTAGAACCCGTGGCGTCGAGGTCGTGATGGCCGGTCGCGGCATCTGGCGGGTTGGCGCCGATCTCGACGGTGACGCCGAGGCCGGTCTCTGGGAGCTGCACCTCAATGCCGCCGGTGAGCTCGACGGGACGAAGGTGGTGCGCTCCGTGCGCACGGCCTTCGGAGTTTCGGGGGCGACGGCTCGGCTCTCCGGCAGCGCTGGCGGCGAGCTCGCCAAGAGCGGCGCTCTCACCCTGGCCGTGGGTGTCGAAACCGCGGCACCGGGACGCTATGAGCTGCGCGGGGTGCTCTATGGCAGCGGCGCCGGAGGCGAGCTGATGCCCTTCGCGGCGGGCCACGGCGCGGCTTGGCTGGAGCCGGGGGTTGGCTCCGTCGAGCTGCGCTTCGACGCTGCTCTGATGGCGGGAAGCGGATTGCGTCCGCCCTACGAGTTGCGTCACCTCCAGCTCCTCGATCAGGGACGGATGGGGCTGCTGCAGAAGCAGGCCCGGGGCCTGGTGATCACGCCCTGA
- a CDS encoding FtsX-like permease family protein — MSWSTRVALRGVRRHPVLAALAVVGVALGVAVTVAIDLANDTALRAFERATDAVMGRATHRIVGGPSGLPDALFTELIAAGYGGRAAPIVEATVELASPARGTWRLLGVDAFSEGPFRPYLAVGGSSRVDLAALLGRPATAVMAQGPAANHGLEIGSRLSLQRGDDQIEIEIIGLIEPRDEVQKQGLADLLLADIATAQEVLGRQGRLSRIDLNLEEAEVEALRSSLDPAYQLVSASAGRNSARAMTRGFRINLRALSLLALLCGIFLIYSTISFSVVRRRPQIGTLRALGVDRRQVLGLVLGEALVIALLGTVLGLCLALLLSNGLLALITRTLNDLYLRVTPTVDDWRAWPLARGALLGIVATLVAAGAPALEATRVPPRAARQRSLIESRYREASGRRILAALAAAALGAWLLGRSGDLEWAFAGFFAVVVAAALLTPSATLLLMASLRPLVGRAFGGLGRMAVGGVVNSLSRTAVAIAALVIAVAMTVGVATMINSFRTTLIDWLNVTLQSDFYLAPPGRSSVGFDASWIDEAAALPEVADVAGIRQVELPRAEGVDRLLVTDPGERGFELLPEFPDTAWDELAAGSVLVTEPFYRHRRIGRGATVTLATDRGPEAFTIAGVVYSYASDQGEVIMARPIFERFFDDRRRNGLAVRARRGADLAALEERLTTAFADRLDVQSQHSLRSASLVIFDRTFRITGVLRWLTGIVAFLGVLSALMALQLERQREIAILRATGLTPGQVWRLIAGETALTGFAAGLLSLPLGALLATLMVSVINLRSFGWSLRLDFSPQVFAEGLLLALVAAVLAGIYPALRMSRTPPVVGLREE, encoded by the coding sequence TTGAGCTGGTCCACGCGCGTCGCCCTGCGCGGCGTTCGGCGTCATCCCGTCCTCGCCGCCCTGGCGGTGGTTGGCGTCGCCCTCGGGGTCGCGGTGACGGTTGCCATCGACCTCGCCAACGACACCGCCCTGCGCGCCTTCGAGCGCGCCACCGACGCGGTGATGGGACGTGCCACCCATCGCATCGTCGGAGGACCCTCGGGCCTGCCGGACGCCCTCTTCACCGAGCTGATCGCCGCCGGCTACGGCGGACGAGCAGCCCCGATCGTCGAAGCCACCGTCGAGCTCGCGAGTCCGGCCCGCGGGACCTGGAGGCTGCTTGGCGTCGATGCCTTCTCGGAGGGCCCGTTCCGCCCCTACCTCGCCGTTGGCGGCAGCTCCCGGGTCGATCTGGCGGCGCTCCTCGGTCGGCCGGCAACGGCGGTGATGGCACAGGGCCCGGCGGCCAATCACGGCCTCGAGATCGGCTCGCGGTTGTCGCTCCAGCGGGGCGACGACCAGATCGAGATCGAGATCATCGGCCTGATCGAGCCGCGGGACGAGGTCCAAAAGCAAGGCCTGGCGGACCTCTTGCTCGCCGATATCGCGACCGCTCAGGAAGTCCTCGGCCGCCAAGGCCGCCTGTCCCGCATCGATCTCAACCTCGAGGAGGCGGAAGTGGAGGCGCTGCGCAGCTCCCTGGACCCCGCCTATCAGCTCGTCAGTGCCTCCGCCGGCCGCAACAGCGCCCGCGCCATGACCCGTGGATTTCGCATCAACCTGCGCGCTTTGAGCCTCCTCGCCCTGCTCTGCGGCATCTTCCTGATCTACAGCACGATCTCGTTTTCAGTGGTCCGGCGGCGCCCCCAGATCGGCACCCTGCGCGCCCTCGGAGTGGATCGCCGCCAAGTCCTCGGCCTGGTGCTCGGGGAGGCCCTGGTGATCGCTCTCCTCGGCACCGTCCTCGGCCTGTGCCTAGCTCTGCTTCTGAGCAACGGCCTCCTCGCCCTGATCACCCGCACCCTCAACGATCTCTACCTGCGGGTCACGCCGACGGTCGATGACTGGCGGGCCTGGCCGCTGGCACGGGGCGCCCTCCTGGGAATCGTCGCCACCCTGGTCGCCGCCGGCGCCCCGGCCCTCGAGGCGACTCGGGTCCCGCCGCGGGCGGCGCGCCAGCGATCGCTGATCGAGAGTCGCTATCGCGAAGCCTCCGGCCGGAGAATCCTCGCCGCGCTGGCGGCGGCCGCCCTCGGCGCCTGGCTGCTCGGCCGCAGCGGGGACCTCGAATGGGCCTTCGCCGGCTTCTTCGCTGTCGTCGTCGCTGCCGCCCTGCTCACCCCTTCCGCGACGCTCTTGCTGATGGCGTCGCTCCGGCCCCTCGTCGGTCGGGCCTTCGGGGGCCTCGGACGGATGGCCGTCGGCGGAGTCGTCAACTCCCTCAGCCGTACCGCCGTCGCCATCGCCGCCCTGGTCATCGCCGTCGCCATGACCGTTGGCGTGGCCACCATGATCAACAGCTTTCGCACCACCCTGATCGACTGGCTCAACGTCACCCTGCAGTCCGACTTCTACCTTGCGCCACCGGGGCGATCATCGGTCGGTTTCGACGCCTCGTGGATCGACGAGGCTGCAGCCTTGCCGGAGGTCGCCGACGTGGCCGGCATCCGGCAGGTGGAGCTGCCTCGGGCCGAGGGTGTCGACCGCCTGCTAGTGACCGATCCGGGAGAACGGGGGTTCGAGCTCCTGCCAGAGTTTCCCGACACCGCCTGGGACGAGCTCGCCGCCGGTTCGGTGCTGGTGACCGAGCCCTTCTACCGCCATCGCAGGATCGGCCGCGGCGCGACCGTGACGCTGGCCACCGACCGCGGTCCCGAGGCCTTCACCATCGCCGGCGTCGTCTACAGCTACGCCTCCGATCAGGGCGAGGTGATCATGGCCCGACCGATCTTCGAGCGCTTCTTCGACGACCGCCGACGCAACGGTCTCGCGGTCCGGGCGCGGCGCGGCGCCGACCTCGCGGCCCTCGAAGAGCGCCTCACCACCGCCTTCGCCGATCGTCTCGACGTGCAGTCGCAACATTCCCTGCGCAGCGCCTCGCTGGTGATCTTCGATCGCACCTTCCGAATCACCGGGGTGCTGCGCTGGCTGACCGGCATCGTGGCCTTCCTGGGTGTTTTGAGTGCTCTGATGGCGCTGCAGCTCGAGCGCCAGCGGGAGATCGCGATCCTCCGCGCCACCGGCCTAACCCCCGGCCAGGTCTGGCGCCTGATCGCCGGCGAAACAGCCCTCACCGGCTTCGCCGCAGGTCTCCTCTCGCTGCCCCTTGGCGCCCTCCTCGCCACCTTGATGGTGTCGGTCATCAACCTGCGCTCCTTCGGCTGGAGCCTGCGCCTCGACTTCTCGCCGCAGGTTTTCGCCGAGGGCCTCCTCCTCGCCCTCGTCGCCGCCGTGCTGGCCGGCATCTATCCGGCCCTTCGCATGTCGCGCACCCCTCCGGTCGTCGGATTGCGAGAAGAATGA
- a CDS encoding ester cyclase has translation MTISREQIASTIQSYYQAWGTGDPQQVAAFFTADCVFEDLAFAARFEGHAGVRQFVEITFAGVPDFSITPTAVVVDEGQAAAAWTMTGTHAGDLPGLPATSKPFTVRASSIIELQDDRIRRIVDYWSPLDFMRQVGLAK, from the coding sequence ATGACCATCTCCCGAGAACAGATCGCATCCACAATCCAGTCCTACTACCAGGCCTGGGGCACCGGCGACCCGCAGCAGGTGGCGGCCTTCTTCACCGCCGACTGCGTCTTCGAGGACCTCGCCTTCGCCGCCCGCTTCGAAGGCCACGCAGGAGTGCGCCAGTTCGTCGAGATCACCTTCGCCGGCGTGCCGGACTTCAGTATTACCCCCACCGCCGTAGTGGTCGACGAGGGACAAGCGGCGGCGGCCTGGACGATGACCGGCACCCACGCCGGGGATCTGCCGGGCCTGCCCGCCACCAGCAAGCCCTTCACGGTCCGGGCCAGCTCGATCATCGAGCTCCAGGACGACCGCATCCGAAGGATCGTCGACTACTGGAGCCCGCTCGACTTCATGCGCCAGGTCGGACTGGCGAAATAG
- a CDS encoding ABC transporter ATP-binding protein, whose translation MPHPDSPNALVACRNLSKVFREGDNQREVLAGIDLEVEAGEMVAILGRSGCGKSTLLNLIGGLDQPSAGEVWVAGQSIGALDEARRTLYRRHQVGFVFQFFNLIPTLTAEENLWLPLELRGTARSEQRHRAAGLLERVGLGDRAGTFPDRLSGGERQRLAVARGLIHDPILVLADEPTGNLDPETGTHILDLMVELTRQRGKTLLVATHSDAVAQRSDRILQFRDGELLARGAP comes from the coding sequence TTGCCTCACCCCGACTCCCCCAACGCCCTCGTCGCCTGCCGCAACCTGAGCAAGGTCTTCCGTGAGGGCGACAACCAGCGCGAGGTCTTGGCGGGCATCGATCTCGAGGTCGAAGCGGGCGAGATGGTCGCGATCCTGGGGCGTAGCGGCTGCGGCAAATCGACTTTGCTCAACCTGATCGGTGGTCTCGACCAGCCCTCCGCCGGCGAGGTCTGGGTGGCGGGTCAGTCGATCGGAGCCCTCGACGAGGCCCGACGCACCCTCTACCGGCGCCACCAGGTCGGCTTCGTCTTCCAGTTCTTCAACCTGATCCCCACCCTCACCGCCGAGGAGAACCTTTGGCTGCCCCTCGAGCTCCGCGGCACGGCCCGTTCCGAGCAGCGCCACCGAGCCGCTGGCCTGCTCGAGCGGGTCGGCCTCGGCGACCGCGCCGGGACCTTCCCGGACCGCCTCTCCGGTGGCGAGCGGCAACGCCTGGCGGTGGCCCGGGGCTTGATTCACGATCCGATTCTGGTGCTCGCCGATGAGCCCACCGGCAACCTCGATCCGGAGACCGGGACCCACATTCTGGACCTGATGGTGGAGCTGACGCGCCAGCGCGGCAAGACCTTGCTGGTCGCCACCCACAGTGACGCGGTGGCTCAGCGGAGCGACCGCATCCTGCAGTTCCGCGATGGCGAGTTGCTCGCCCGCGGGGCGCCTTGA